Proteins from a genomic interval of Clostridium scatologenes:
- a CDS encoding aromatic acid exporter family protein yields the protein MKKFVGLRTLKTAIGSSLAIIIAECLGLKYAAAAGIITILSIQNTKKTSIKLALQRIESTLLALLISSILFLIFGFKPLTFGIYLIIFIPLTVILKITDGIVVSSVLVTHLLAAESISMFWIKNEFLLMTVGAGIGIFLNIYMPKIENEIKETQKNIEEYMRKILFNMAENLRNQSIHIEDGLFNELEIILKEGTRSAYRHLNNYIINDVKYYVQYMEMRTLQYETLKYMKNNFIKFYMTFEQTETVAAFTEKVASDFEEFNTAEELLRELNEIINMFKVQELPKTREEFENRAMLFQFLNDMESLLRVKKSFIKNYKHIIE from the coding sequence ATGAAGAAATTTGTTGGGTTGAGAACATTAAAAACGGCAATTGGTTCATCACTTGCTATTATTATTGCAGAATGTTTGGGATTAAAATATGCTGCAGCTGCGGGTATTATAACTATTTTAAGTATTCAAAATACTAAAAAGACATCTATAAAATTAGCACTTCAAAGAATTGAATCTACCCTTTTGGCTTTGCTAATTTCAAGTATATTATTTTTAATTTTTGGATTTAAGCCTTTAACTTTTGGAATATATTTAATTATTTTTATTCCACTTACTGTTATTTTGAAAATCACAGATGGAATTGTTGTAAGTTCAGTTTTAGTTACACATTTGTTAGCTGCAGAGTCAATATCTATGTTTTGGATAAAAAATGAATTTTTACTTATGACTGTTGGTGCTGGAATAGGTATATTTCTTAATATTTATATGCCTAAAATAGAAAATGAAATAAAAGAAACTCAGAAAAATATTGAAGAGTATATGCGCAAAATTTTATTTAATATGGCAGAGAATTTGAGAAATCAAAGTATTCATATAGAAGATGGATTATTCAATGAATTAGAAATAATATTAAAAGAAGGGACAAGGAGTGCATACAGACATTTAAACAATTATATCATTAATGATGTAAAATATTATGTTCAATATATGGAAATGAGAACTCTTCAATATGAAACATTAAAATATATGAAAAATAATTTTATTAAATTTTATATGACTTTTGAGCAGACGGAAACGGTTGCAGCATTTACAGAAAAGGTTGCATCTGATTTTGAAGAATTTAATACTGCTGAAGAACTCTTAAGAGAATTAAATGAAATTATAAATATGTTTAAGGTTCAAGAACTTCCTAAAACAAGAGAGGAATTTGAAAATAGAGCAATGCTTTTTCAATTTTTAAATGATATGGAATCACTTTTGAGGGTAAAGAAAAGTTTTATAAAAAATTATAAACATATTATTGAATAA
- a CDS encoding methyl-accepting chemotaxis protein: protein MGKILFVLVNKETAKMASQSIKEMNLDIPIELINSSKEAENFVKENSNVDVFISRGETARQIEHFSGKPVVYITCSINDILDALQKAVSIESKKIAVIGSPSLIGEGICDYTFGNTLIHMHSYEAKDLETVVSQLKKQGFTSFVSASFDLKLADKYGVKVQKLDINTLSIKRAIDEALKIVQAQDNEYLREKEWKDAVQLQASKLYESIEQSASTIEELASSSEELAATSQETSNVVTKAFEDVNNTSEILNIIQQVAKKTNILGLNAAIEASRAGEFGRGFSVVASEVRKLAKESNISAERISDMLKQFESSVGAVSSNIEQNNIITQEQAKANQNIASMIDNLRDIGYELMTLVDKN from the coding sequence ATGGGTAAAATTTTATTTGTATTAGTAAACAAAGAAACAGCAAAAATGGCATCTCAATCAATTAAAGAAATGAACTTAGATATACCAATTGAATTGATTAATAGTTCGAAAGAAGCAGAAAATTTTGTGAAGGAAAATTCCAATGTGGATGTTTTTATCAGTAGAGGTGAAACAGCACGGCAAATAGAGCATTTTTCTGGTAAACCTGTAGTTTATATAACTTGTTCTATTAATGATATTTTAGATGCACTTCAAAAAGCAGTAAGCATTGAAAGTAAAAAAATTGCTGTGATTGGTTCTCCTTCTTTAATAGGTGAAGGAATTTGTGATTATACATTTGGTAATACATTAATACATATGCATTCTTATGAAGCAAAAGACTTAGAAACAGTAGTTTCACAACTAAAAAAACAAGGATTTACTTCATTTGTTTCAGCTTCTTTTGATTTAAAACTAGCTGATAAATATGGAGTTAAGGTTCAAAAGTTAGATATAAATACTTTATCTATAAAAAGAGCCATAGATGAAGCACTAAAAATTGTACAAGCTCAAGATAATGAATATTTAAGAGAGAAAGAATGGAAAGATGCAGTTCAGCTGCAAGCTTCAAAATTATATGAGTCTATTGAGCAGTCAGCTTCAACAATTGAAGAATTAGCTTCTTCTTCAGAAGAGCTTGCAGCTACGAGTCAGGAAACATCTAATGTTGTAACTAAAGCTTTTGAAGATGTTAATAATACATCAGAAATACTAAATATAATTCAACAAGTTGCGAAGAAGACTAACATCCTTGGGTTAAATGCAGCCATTGAAGCATCAAGAGCTGGTGAATTTGGTAGAGGATTTTCAGTGGTTGCATCCGAAGTTCGTAAGCTTGCTAAAGAAAGTAATATATCTGCTGAAAGAATAAGCGATATGCTTAAACAGTTTGAAAGTTCTGTTGGAGCTGTATCTAGTAATATTGAGCAAAATAATATAATTACACAAGAACAGGCAAAAGCAAATCAAAATATTGCCTCAATGATAGATAATCTTAGAGATATCGGATATGAATTAATGACTTTAGTGGATAAAAATTAA
- a CDS encoding Nif11 family protein, which yields MNDINKELELLHSDAKKDPLLRKKLLATRSADDPMDEFCKIACAAGHNITVGELFAIGQEFSDNQCKSTNGGNPYPYDSFDDTYETFLASL from the coding sequence ATGAACGATATAAATAAAGAATTAGAACTGCTTCATTCTGATGCTAAAAAAGATCCTTTGTTAAGAAAAAAGCTCCTTGCAACACGTTCAGCAGATGATCCTATGGATGAATTTTGCAAAATAGCCTGTGCAGCAGGACATAACATAACTGTTGGTGAACTTTTTGCAATTGGACAAGAATTTAGTGACAACCAATGTAAAAGTACAAATGGTGGAAATCCATACCCATATGACTCTTTTGATGACACATATGAAACCTTTCTAGCCTCTCTATAA
- a CDS encoding zinc ribbon domain-containing protein, whose protein sequence is MEKKQYICPKCGNREYESDQFQATGGNFSKIFDIQNKKFITISCTKCGYTELYKAQSSSGWNVLDFLIGN, encoded by the coding sequence ATGGAAAAGAAACAATATATTTGTCCCAAATGTGGCAATAGAGAATATGAATCAGACCAATTTCAAGCAACAGGTGGAAATTTCTCGAAAATATTTGATATACAGAATAAGAAGTTTATCACCATTAGTTGTACAAAGTGTGGATATACTGAATTATATAAAGCACAATCTTCATCTGGATGGAATGTTTTAGATTTTCTTATAGGTAACTAA
- the citG gene encoding triphosphoribosyl-dephospho-CoA synthase CitG, translating into MKQNNEFAHYIASLAQRSILYEVSTTPKPGLVDRENTGSHKDMDFFTFMASSSALYNGFYECAFEGISFNELDSTKLMNNLRTPGIKCEKAMFEATKGVNTHKGIIFSLGVLCAAVGNLYRKNRKEKFFIEEICDEVKNIAKDLTVKDFKAINEKNNLTHGERLFKEYGFKGIRGEVEGGFKTIQNQAIPIIRKWCKSGQLSINDLFLQVLMSIMTESEDTNVVIRGGIESLIYTKKVSKDFIKCGGMNQIDARKKLEIMNMEFVKKNISPGGSADLLAVSIFLGFIEGIIN; encoded by the coding sequence TTGAAACAAAATAATGAATTTGCACATTATATAGCTTCTTTAGCACAAAGATCAATACTTTATGAGGTTAGTACAACGCCTAAACCTGGATTAGTAGATCGTGAAAATACAGGTTCACATAAGGATATGGATTTTTTTACCTTCATGGCAAGTAGTTCTGCACTTTATAATGGTTTTTATGAATGTGCTTTTGAAGGTATCTCTTTTAATGAGCTAGACAGTACAAAGCTCATGAATAACTTGAGGACTCCAGGCATTAAATGTGAGAAAGCTATGTTTGAAGCTACAAAAGGTGTTAATACTCATAAAGGAATAATATTTTCATTAGGAGTTCTTTGTGCAGCAGTAGGTAATTTATATAGAAAGAATAGAAAAGAAAAATTTTTTATAGAAGAAATTTGTGATGAAGTAAAAAATATTGCCAAGGATTTAACGGTTAAAGATTTTAAAGCAATTAATGAAAAGAATAACTTAACTCATGGTGAACGTTTATTTAAAGAATATGGATTCAAAGGAATACGTGGTGAGGTTGAAGGTGGTTTTAAAACTATTCAAAATCAGGCGATACCAATTATTAGGAAATGGTGTAAAAGTGGACAACTTTCTATTAATGACTTATTTTTACAAGTTTTGATGAGTATTATGACGGAAAGTGAAGATACTAATGTAGTTATTAGAGGAGGAATTGAAAGTCTTATTTATACTAAAAAGGTGTCAAAAGACTTTATAAAATGTGGTGGAATGAATCAAATTGATGCAAGAAAAAAATTAGAAATTATGAATATGGAGTTCGTGAAAAAAAATATAAGTCCAGGTGGTTCGGCAGACCTTCTTGCAGTAAGTATTTTTCTTGGATTTATTGAGGGAATTATCAACTAA
- a CDS encoding amidohydrolase family protein → MLDLLIINGHVIDPKNNVDEIKPVAIYGGRITKYENGEEAKHVIDAKGKYVFPGLIDSHAHMFQDGTEIGMYPDTAYIPTGVTSAIDFSAGVANYSIFRQAVIARSKVRIKSFLQVCSAGLVTTSYHECINPKYFNAEKMDRMYKENRDNILGLKIRQSEELAEGLGIQPLIATVDIANKIGCPVEVHCTNIPVPTSEVLKILRPGDIFQHVYQGVKNTIIDENGKLYDCVLEARKRGIIFDTAEGRKHGDFEVMTKAMEQGFVADMCSTDLVLGSMYRRPIFSLPNLMSRYLCMGISLNEVIRMTTERPAKLMGMENEIGSLSEGAYADVAIFDIMDKEQLYKDWKGSKFLANKLLKPEMTIKDGYIMYCAPDYIYEN, encoded by the coding sequence ATGTTAGATTTATTGATTATAAATGGACATGTGATTGATCCTAAAAATAATGTAGATGAAATAAAGCCAGTAGCAATATATGGAGGCAGAATAACCAAATATGAAAATGGAGAAGAAGCAAAACATGTAATCGATGCAAAAGGAAAATATGTATTTCCTGGACTTATTGATTCTCATGCTCATATGTTTCAAGATGGTACAGAAATAGGAATGTATCCAGATACTGCATATATTCCAACAGGAGTAACAAGTGCTATTGATTTTTCAGCTGGTGTTGCCAATTATTCGATTTTCAGACAGGCGGTTATTGCCCGCAGCAAAGTTAGAATAAAGAGCTTTTTACAGGTGTGTTCTGCTGGTCTTGTTACTACCAGCTATCATGAATGTATTAATCCTAAATATTTTAATGCTGAAAAAATGGATAGAATGTACAAAGAGAATAGAGATAACATCTTAGGATTGAAAATTAGACAAAGCGAAGAATTAGCAGAAGGGCTTGGAATTCAGCCATTAATTGCTACAGTTGACATTGCAAATAAAATTGGATGTCCGGTAGAAGTACATTGTACAAATATTCCCGTTCCAACTTCTGAAGTATTAAAAATACTTAGACCAGGTGACATATTTCAACATGTTTATCAAGGAGTAAAAAACACAATTATAGATGAGAATGGAAAACTATATGATTGTGTACTAGAAGCTAGAAAAAGAGGAATTATATTTGATACTGCTGAAGGCAGAAAGCATGGTGACTTTGAAGTAATGACAAAGGCTATGGAACAAGGATTTGTAGCTGATATGTGCAGCACAGATTTAGTTTTAGGCAGTATGTACAGAAGACCTATTTTTTCACTTCCTAACCTAATGTCTAGATATTTATGCATGGGCATCAGCTTAAATGAAGTTATTAGAATGACAACAGAAAGACCAGCAAAGCTTATGGGTATGGAAAATGAAATTGGCTCGTTGTCAGAAGGAGCATATGCAGATGTTGCTATTTTTGACATTATGGATAAAGAGCAATTATATAAGGATTGGAAAGGTTCTAAGTTCTTAGCTAATAAATTGCTTAAACCAGAAATGACTATTAAAGATGGTTATATTATGTATTGTGCACCAGACTATATTTATGAAAACTAA
- a CDS encoding RraA family protein produces the protein MPVGNRIFLKRELPDKELVKAFSELPAANVADAMGRLCALHSDIKLMSSPTKKMCGVALTVKSRPGDNLTLHKALNIAEEGDVIVVSNEGDRSQSIMGEIMYKYLSEYKKIKGIVIDGPIRDIDVISQCEMPIYATGTTPGGPYKEGPGELNVPIACGRIAVNPGDIILGDHDGVIVIPKNDAALILDKAQTIAAGDAAKVAASASGTVNRQWVDDLLEKKGFEIIDDVYRP, from the coding sequence ATGCCAGTAGGAAATAGAATATTTTTAAAAAGAGAACTTCCAGATAAGGAGTTAGTAAAAGCATTTAGTGAATTGCCAGCAGCAAATGTTGCAGATGCTATGGGACGTCTATGTGCACTTCATTCAGATATAAAGCTAATGTCAAGTCCAACAAAAAAAATGTGTGGAGTAGCTTTAACTGTAAAGTCTCGTCCTGGTGATAACCTTACTTTACATAAAGCACTTAATATAGCTGAAGAAGGCGATGTAATAGTAGTTTCAAATGAAGGCGATAGAAGCCAATCAATAATGGGTGAAATCATGTATAAATATCTTTCTGAATACAAAAAGATTAAAGGTATTGTGATTGATGGACCTATACGTGATATTGATGTAATATCACAATGTGAAATGCCAATTTATGCAACAGGAACAACTCCAGGTGGTCCTTACAAAGAAGGTCCTGGTGAACTAAATGTACCAATTGCTTGTGGACGTATAGCTGTTAACCCAGGAGATATAATTCTTGGAGACCATGATGGAGTAATTGTGATTCCTAAGAATGATGCAGCATTAATATTAGATAAAGCACAGACTATTGCAGCAGGAGATGCAGCAAAGGTTGCAGCTTCAGCATCAGGAACAGTTAATAGACAATGGGTAGATGATCTACTTGAGAAAAAAGGTTTTGAAATTATAGATGATGTATATAGACCTTAA
- a CDS encoding sugar-binding transcriptional regulator has protein sequence MFNDYDKMNEEEKNEVLSKVAHMYYNENKTQSEIADYFSTTRFKVSKWIQDARNKNIVEITVHTSNNRNTKLENIFKENFALQNVIILNNQYIPYEDTLRQLGKLGAEYLNRIITPDSIIGVLWGKTIYNIINQISANNSQFMNITALQIVGSVAKDNPILDSPELIKNLAAAYNGKYKFLLAPLYIENDYIREKIIDEPVIKDALEYGKKANIILTGIGGETCTSLYSNIWGKYMDKCDLENINAVGSIYGRIIDKDGSVCDIDINKKVVGIDMESILKVRYRIGIVVGKHKTDATIGALKGNLINTLITDTSMAISILKKCNIKFD, from the coding sequence ATGTTTAATGATTATGATAAAATGAATGAAGAAGAAAAAAATGAGGTTTTATCCAAGGTTGCACATATGTACTATAATGAAAATAAAACTCAATCTGAAATTGCAGACTATTTTTCAACAACGAGATTTAAAGTTTCAAAATGGATTCAAGATGCAAGAAACAAAAATATAGTAGAGATAACTGTGCATACTTCTAATAATAGGAATACAAAGTTAGAAAATATATTTAAAGAAAATTTTGCTTTGCAGAATGTTATTATTCTGAATAATCAGTATATACCATACGAAGATACTTTACGACAGCTAGGTAAGTTAGGTGCAGAGTATCTAAATAGAATAATTACTCCAGATTCAATAATAGGCGTTTTATGGGGAAAGACTATTTATAATATAATAAATCAGATTAGCGCTAATAATAGTCAGTTCATGAATATTACTGCTTTGCAGATAGTTGGTAGTGTGGCTAAAGATAATCCTATTTTAGATTCACCAGAGCTTATTAAAAATTTAGCGGCAGCCTATAATGGTAAATATAAATTTTTACTTGCACCCTTATATATTGAAAATGATTATATAAGAGAAAAAATAATTGATGAGCCTGTTATTAAGGATGCCCTTGAATATGGTAAAAAAGCAAATATTATTCTTACTGGTATAGGTGGAGAAACATGTACATCTTTATATAGTAACATATGGGGAAAATATATGGACAAATGCGATCTAGAAAATATAAATGCAGTAGGAAGTATTTATGGGCGTATTATTGATAAAGATGGTAGTGTGTGTGATATAGATATTAATAAAAAAGTTGTAGGAATTGACATGGAATCTATATTAAAGGTTAGATATCGCATAGGAATAGTAGTTGGAAAACATAAGACAGATGCTACAATTGGTGCGTTAAAAGGTAACCTTATTAATACCCTTATTACAGATACAAGCATGGCTATTAGTATTTTAAAAAAGTGTAATATTAAGTTTGATTAA
- a CDS encoding isochorismatase family protein — protein sequence MNEKSLLIIDCQNDFITGSLACQNSEKAISNIVDYINKNPELKVFYSCDWHKITNKSFQKNGGIWPVHCVEGTEGASLSNKFTLEIKDKNKSPQNAEIVFKKGINDDVEEYSAYNALNLKNKRLSDTLDNEIVICGIASEYCVKETILELQKNGFNITILANGLGYVDKSNHSTTLKEFEKSGTHIIY from the coding sequence ATGAATGAAAAATCATTATTAATAATTGATTGTCAAAATGATTTTATAACTGGTAGTCTTGCATGTCAAAATTCAGAAAAAGCCATATCAAATATTGTAGACTATATTAATAAAAATCCAGAATTAAAAGTATTCTATTCATGTGACTGGCACAAAATAACTAATAAATCATTCCAGAAAAATGGTGGAATATGGCCTGTTCATTGTGTTGAAGGCACAGAAGGCGCTTCACTTTCTAATAAATTTACTCTTGAAATAAAAGATAAAAACAAATCCCCACAAAATGCTGAAATTGTTTTTAAGAAAGGTATAAATGATGATGTTGAAGAGTATTCAGCCTACAATGCATTAAACTTAAAAAATAAAAGACTATCCGATACACTTGATAATGAAATTGTAATATGTGGAATTGCCAGTGAATACTGTGTTAAAGAAACAATACTTGAGCTTCAGAAAAATGGATTTAATATTACTATTCTTGCAAATGGCCTTGGATACGTTGATAAATCCAATCATTCAACCACTTTAAAGGAGTTTGAAAAAAGCGGCACACATATTATTTATTAA
- a CDS encoding hydroxyacid dehydrogenase, which translates to MGYKILLPQEIMQEGRDYLESRGHELITGSGMETEDIIKDIKGIDAMVVRLSKITREVFEAADKLKVIVRHGAGFDTVDLQAAKDHNVQVLYCPTANSMSVAEVTMMYMLYCSRNYTVVRRDFINDYYKAKLRTPKCELAGKTVGIIGCGNIGSIVANKCMHGFNMKVLAYDPYKKRSDFPEGVEVVRDIERIYKESDFVSVHCPTTKVTREFVGKKQFEMMKSTAFLINAARGAIVNEAELYEACKNKVIAGAGLDVLQQEPVDPKNPILYLENVVVSPHIGAATKEATDRASLHSAIGIHEVYEGKQPTWPVKAIDWDTAETFED; encoded by the coding sequence ATGGGATATAAAATATTATTACCACAAGAAATTATGCAAGAAGGTAGAGATTACCTAGAAAGCAGAGGTCATGAGCTTATTACAGGAAGTGGTATGGAAACTGAAGATATTATTAAAGATATTAAAGGTATAGATGCTATGGTGGTTCGTCTTTCTAAGATTACTAGAGAAGTATTTGAAGCAGCTGATAAACTAAAAGTTATTGTAAGACACGGAGCTGGATTTGATACTGTTGATCTACAAGCAGCAAAAGACCATAATGTACAAGTTCTTTACTGTCCAACAGCAAATAGTATGTCTGTTGCAGAAGTTACAATGATGTACATGCTTTATTGCTCAAGAAATTATACAGTAGTAAGAAGAGATTTTATTAATGATTATTATAAGGCTAAATTAAGAACACCTAAATGTGAGCTAGCTGGAAAGACTGTTGGTATTATTGGATGTGGTAATATCGGTTCAATTGTAGCTAATAAATGTATGCATGGTTTTAATATGAAGGTTCTTGCTTATGATCCATATAAGAAGAGATCTGATTTCCCAGAAGGTGTAGAAGTAGTAAGAGATATTGAAAGAATTTACAAGGAAAGTGATTTTGTTTCTGTTCATTGTCCAACTACTAAAGTAACTAGAGAATTTGTTGGAAAGAAGCAGTTTGAAATGATGAAGTCAACAGCATTCCTTATTAATGCTGCTAGAGGCGCCATTGTAAATGAAGCTGAGCTTTATGAAGCATGTAAAAACAAAGTTATTGCTGGTGCAGGATTGGATGTTCTTCAACAAGAACCAGTTGATCCTAAAAACCCAATTTTATATTTAGAAAATGTTGTTGTATCACCACACATTGGTGCAGCTACTAAGGAAGCAACTGACAGAGCATCACTTCATTCTGCTATTGGTATTCATGAAGTATATGAAGGTAAACAACCAACATGGCCTGTTAAAGCAATAGATTGGGATACAGCAGAAACTTTTGAAGACTAA
- a CDS encoding hydratase — translation MINLYGEGAYLLNGNDLIFNSKESDECIKSKLGEKYLNKEEAKKNTIAYDILQNHNKSENPDKLQLKFDALTSHDITFVGIVQTARASGLEKFPIPYVLTNCHNSLCAVGGTINEDDHLFGLSAAKKYGGIFVPPHIAVIHQYMREMMAGCGKMILGSDSHTRYGALGTMAIGEGGGELVKQLLSNTYDVDYPEVVGVYLTGTPNPGIGPQDVALSIIGAVFKSGFVKNRVMEFVGPGIKNLSVEYRTGVDVMTTETTCLTSIWCTDDKVRDYLEVHQRGNDYSELNPSEVAYYDKMITVDLSKVQSMIALPFHPSNVYTINELNTNMMDILDKVEKEGQKLFKGTDLKFSLRDKVIDGRLFSEQGSIAGCAGGNYENICAAANILDGKSIGNGEFTLSVYPSSMPVYQSLVDNGIASKLIPTGTVLKTAFCGPCFGGGDTPANNSLSVRHTTRNFPNREGSKPGDGQIASVALMDARSIAATAVNKGLITAATELEGINLEIPKYYFNKTIYDNRVLQSYDKGNNDTELRFGPNIADWPKMEPLTDNMLLQVASVLLDPVTTTDELIPSGDTSSYRSNPHKLASFTLSRKDPNYVGRSKEIQASEIKRLEGATPEENNEALKKAYEKLATKFSNFDKKSTLIGSMIYANKPGDGSAREQAASCQKVLGGFANIAKEYATKRYRSNLINWGILPLLIDGEPEFKCGDFIYLTDVVNSVRERKPKIKGYIVNNEMQEISLSVGQLTDNEIEILLSGCLINFNKNKMNK, via the coding sequence ATGATTAATCTATACGGCGAAGGAGCATATTTATTAAACGGTAATGATTTAATTTTTAATAGTAAAGAATCTGACGAATGTATTAAATCTAAGCTAGGTGAAAAATACCTTAATAAAGAAGAAGCTAAAAAAAATACAATAGCTTATGATATTTTACAAAATCACAACAAATCAGAAAATCCTGATAAATTGCAATTAAAATTTGATGCTTTGACATCTCATGATATAACTTTTGTAGGTATTGTTCAAACAGCAAGAGCTTCAGGTCTTGAAAAATTTCCAATACCTTATGTATTAACAAACTGTCACAACAGTCTTTGTGCAGTTGGCGGAACAATTAATGAAGATGACCATTTATTTGGGTTATCAGCAGCTAAAAAATATGGCGGAATTTTCGTTCCACCACATATTGCAGTTATCCACCAATATATGAGAGAAATGATGGCTGGATGTGGAAAAATGATTTTAGGTTCAGATAGCCATACTCGTTATGGTGCATTAGGAACTATGGCAATAGGTGAAGGTGGCGGAGAATTAGTTAAACAGCTGTTATCCAACACATATGATGTAGATTATCCTGAAGTTGTTGGTGTTTATCTTACTGGAACTCCAAATCCAGGTATTGGACCACAAGACGTTGCTCTTAGCATAATTGGTGCTGTATTTAAAAGCGGCTTCGTTAAAAATAGAGTTATGGAATTCGTTGGACCTGGAATTAAAAACTTAAGTGTTGAATATAGAACTGGTGTAGATGTAATGACTACTGAAACTACATGTCTTACATCGATTTGGTGTACAGATGATAAAGTAAGGGATTATCTTGAAGTTCATCAAAGAGGAAATGATTATTCAGAGCTTAACCCAAGTGAAGTTGCTTATTATGATAAGATGATAACTGTTGACTTATCTAAAGTACAATCAATGATAGCGCTTCCATTCCACCCAAGTAATGTTTATACAATTAATGAACTTAATACAAATATGATGGATATTTTAGATAAAGTAGAAAAAGAAGGACAAAAACTCTTCAAAGGAACTGACTTAAAATTCTCATTAAGAGATAAAGTTATAGATGGAAGACTATTTTCTGAACAAGGATCAATTGCTGGATGTGCAGGTGGAAATTATGAAAATATTTGCGCAGCTGCAAATATACTTGACGGAAAATCTATTGGAAATGGTGAATTTACTTTAAGTGTTTATCCATCAAGTATGCCAGTATATCAAAGTTTAGTTGATAATGGAATTGCTTCAAAACTTATACCAACAGGAACAGTTTTAAAAACAGCTTTCTGCGGACCATGTTTCGGTGGCGGAGATACTCCTGCAAACAATTCTTTATCAGTTAGACATACTACAAGAAATTTCCCTAATAGAGAAGGTTCAAAACCAGGCGATGGACAAATTGCTTCAGTTGCACTAATGGACGCTCGTTCAATTGCAGCAACAGCAGTTAACAAAGGTCTTATTACAGCAGCTACTGAACTTGAAGGCATTAACCTTGAAATTCCAAAATATTACTTCAACAAGACTATATATGATAATAGAGTATTACAATCTTACGACAAAGGAAATAATGATACAGAATTAAGATTTGGCCCAAACATAGCAGATTGGCCAAAAATGGAGCCATTAACAGATAACATGCTTCTTCAAGTAGCATCAGTATTATTAGATCCAGTAACTACAACAGATGAGCTTATTCCATCAGGAGATACATCAAGCTATCGTTCAAATCCTCATAAGTTAGCAAGCTTTACACTTTCTAGAAAAGACCCAAATTATGTAGGTCGTTCAAAAGAAATTCAAGCTTCTGAAATTAAGAGATTGGAAGGGGCTACTCCTGAAGAAAATAACGAAGCTTTAAAAAAAGCTTATGAAAAACTTGCAACTAAATTCAGTAACTTTGATAAAAAGAGCACACTTATTGGAAGCATGATTTATGCCAATAAACCAGGAGATGGTTCTGCAAGAGAACAAGCAGCAAGCTGCCAAAAAGTCTTAGGTGGATTTGCAAATATAGCAAAAGAATATGCTACCAAGAGATATCGTTCAAATCTTATTAACTGGGGAATACTACCATTACTTATAGATGGCGAACCAGAATTTAAATGCGGAGACTTCATTTATCTTACAGATGTAGTGAATTCAGTTAGAGAAAGAAAACCTAAAATCAAGGGTTATATCGTAAATAATGAAATGCAAGAAATATCCTTGAGTGTTGGTCAACTTACAGACAACGAAATAGAAATCTTATTATCTGGATGCTTAATTAACTTTAACAAAAACAAAATGAACAAATAA